Proteins co-encoded in one Candidatus Kryptoniota bacterium genomic window:
- a CDS encoding DUF3795 domain-containing protein, with product MKNIVSRCGFRCDECVAFIGRSKTVADRERAAQGWKKYFHLNFQPKDLHCKGCLTEGSGSCPLPGKDCEIRKCVIGRGMFTCADCIEFPCKKMDERMESVEKVIARYAGKISKEKYDSFIAPYDARRILNEIRDRRVDRVD from the coding sequence AAAATATTGTATCGAGATGTGGCTTCAGGTGCGATGAATGCGTTGCGTTCATCGGTAGGAGCAAGACTGTTGCCGACAGGGAGCGAGCAGCTCAGGGTTGGAAGAAATACTTCCACTTGAATTTTCAGCCGAAAGATCTTCACTGCAAGGGTTGTCTGACAGAAGGCAGTGGAAGCTGTCCGCTTCCTGGCAAGGATTGTGAGATCAGAAAGTGCGTCATCGGCCGCGGTATGTTCACTTGCGCGGACTGCATCGAGTTTCCGTGCAAGAAAATGGATGAGCGGATGGAAAGCGTCGAAAAAGTAATCGCGAGATACGCCGGAAAGATCTCAAAAGAGAAGTACGACTCATTCATTGCTCCGTACGATGCGCGACGTATTTTGAACGAGATAAGAGACCGCAGAGTCGACAGAGTTGACTGA